A window of the Desulforapulum autotrophicum HRM2 genome harbors these coding sequences:
- the ilvD gene encoding dihydroxy-acid dehydratase, whose amino-acid sequence MAEKLNLYSSRITGPKSQGASQAMLYGAGLTDADMEKAQVGISSVWYEGNPCNMHLNDLAALVKEGVVNSGLVGLRFNTIGVSDGISMGTSGMSYSLQSRDLIADSIETVMQAQWYDANISLPGCDKNMPGCLIAMARVDRPALMIYGGTIRAGCLDGNKLDVVSAFQSYGEYLAGKINDDQRRAIVKNSCPGAGACGGMYTANTMASAIEAMGMSLPYSASSPANSQAKQKECLQAGAAIRTLLEKNIKPSHIMTPKAFENAMVVITALGGSTNAVLHMIAIARSINVPLTIDDFQRISDRVPLLADMKPSGQYLQEDLNNVGGIPGVMKRLLHAGLLHGDCLTVTGKTLAENLKDLPPLQSGQQVIRPLTHPVHPRGHIQILKGSLAPEGAVAKLTGKEGLRFTGPANVFDSEEDMLLALENGKIHKGDVIIIRFEGPKGGPGMPEMLTPTSAIMGAGLGKDVALLTDGRFSGGSHGFIVGHITPEAQEGGPIALVQNGDPITIDADTNIIDVDILESELKRRQRSWQAPPLKAVRGTLFKYIKNVSSASKGCVTDE is encoded by the coding sequence ATGGCAGAAAAACTAAATTTATACAGCTCCCGCATCACAGGTCCCAAGTCCCAGGGAGCATCCCAGGCCATGTTGTACGGTGCCGGACTGACCGATGCGGATATGGAGAAGGCTCAGGTGGGGATCAGCAGTGTCTGGTACGAGGGCAACCCCTGCAATATGCATCTCAACGATCTGGCTGCCCTTGTGAAAGAAGGCGTGGTAAATTCAGGCCTTGTGGGGCTCAGATTTAATACCATCGGGGTGAGTGACGGGATCTCCATGGGGACTTCCGGTATGAGCTATTCGCTCCAGTCCAGGGATTTAATTGCCGATTCCATTGAAACCGTCATGCAGGCACAATGGTATGATGCCAACATTTCTTTACCCGGATGCGACAAAAACATGCCCGGCTGCCTGATCGCTATGGCAAGGGTTGACCGCCCGGCCCTGATGATATACGGCGGCACCATACGAGCCGGATGTCTGGACGGAAATAAGCTGGATGTCGTCTCTGCTTTCCAGAGTTATGGTGAATACCTGGCCGGAAAAATCAATGATGACCAGCGTCGGGCCATTGTTAAGAACAGTTGCCCGGGAGCAGGCGCATGCGGCGGTATGTACACTGCCAATACCATGGCCTCGGCCATAGAAGCCATGGGGATGTCCCTGCCTTACAGTGCCAGCAGCCCGGCAAATTCCCAGGCCAAACAGAAGGAATGCCTTCAGGCGGGGGCGGCCATTAGAACCCTTTTGGAAAAAAATATAAAACCCAGCCATATTATGACACCAAAGGCATTTGAAAATGCCATGGTGGTTATTACGGCCCTGGGCGGCTCCACCAATGCAGTGCTGCATATGATTGCCATTGCCCGTTCCATCAATGTCCCCCTGACCATTGATGATTTTCAAAGAATCAGTGACCGTGTTCCTTTGCTGGCAGATATGAAACCCAGCGGTCAGTACCTTCAGGAAGATCTGAATAATGTGGGCGGGATACCAGGGGTAATGAAACGATTACTCCATGCGGGTTTACTGCATGGCGACTGCCTGACCGTAACCGGAAAGACTTTGGCTGAAAATTTGAAAGATCTGCCGCCACTTCAAAGCGGGCAGCAGGTCATCCGTCCGCTTACCCATCCGGTTCACCCCAGGGGCCATATTCAGATCCTGAAAGGAAGCCTGGCCCCTGAAGGCGCTGTGGCCAAACTCACAGGCAAGGAAGGGCTGCGTTTCACCGGGCCGGCAAATGTTTTTGATTCTGAAGAGGATATGCTCTTAGCTCTGGAAAACGGAAAAATCCATAAAGGTGATGTCATCATCATCCGCTTTGAAGGCCCCAAAGGCGGACCCGGCATGCCTGAAATGCTGACACCCACCTCAGCCATTATGGGGGCAGGTCTTGGTAAAGATGTGGCCCTGTTAACTGACGGCAGGTTTTCAGGGGGATCCCACGGTTTTATTGTGGGACATATCACCCCTGAAGCCCAGGAGGGCGGCCCCATCGCACTGGTTCAAAATGGTGACCCAATTACCATTGATGCTGACACCAATATAATCGACGTCGATATCTTGGAATCTGAATTGAAGCGGCGTCAAAGGTCCTGGCAGGCTCCGCCCCTTAAGGCTGTCCGGGGAACCTTATTTAAGTACATTAAGAATGTATCCTCAGCATCAAAGGGGTGTGTAACGGATGAGTAG
- a CDS encoding FAD-binding and (Fe-S)-binding domain-containing protein produces the protein MLSKTYRNFYEKIIKTIPENRIFSDPLRTLAYGTDASFYRLIPKVVINVEHEKEVVWILKAAAKDRLPVTFRAAGTSLSGQAVTDSILVRLGEGWKRYRIFDKASKISLEPGVIGSWANIYLSEFGKKIGPDPASIDSAMVGGIVANNASGMCCGVSENSYKTIADIRIVFYDGTVLDTADDKSRSDFKRQHPQIIQGINALKNQVAGNQALADRIRHKFKIKNTTGYSLNALVDFEDPFEIIKHLMVGSEGTLGFISEVVYNTVVEHPHKASALMLFPDIEKACQATILLKNQPVAAVELMDRASLRSVENKPGMPGEIKGLGEGVTALLVETRAESMAELDGKIRRINEAVSTIDQTTPHTFTPVPEAFTKLWKIRKGLFPAVGAVRDPGTTVIIEDVAFPMEDLARATLDLQDLFKKYKYTEAIIFGHALEGNLHFVFTQAFDEHEEVDRYRGFMDEVADLVVNKYDGSLKAEHGTGRNMAPFVEMEWGRDAYLLMKQIKNIFDPHGILNPGVILNDDAQAHIKNLKPMPEADEIIDTCIECGFCEPVCPSRHITFSPRHRIVGWRETKRLEKEKPGSSELNRHLKGYAYDAMATCATDGLCKTRCPVDINTGTFIKKLRAREAKTWQKKSAQIVADQFKNTTTAIRLGLTTADLTHRLVGESLLTQATSGLRTLTGDLLPLWNPSIPGPAGKVRRPGSNPRNPLKVVYFPSCISRTFGSPRDDGDRQSLPDVTLNLLEKGGYDVIYPDGMEGLCCGMPFASKGYVDPAEKKSRELEAALIKASQNGKYPVLVDTSPCLHHMKETFSQGLDLYEPIAFTLKFLKNRLRFMGKEEQIAIHSTCTTIKMNLEEKMLELASLCSNNVVVPENIKCCGFAGDRGFTVPELNASALKTLRGKVAGCSEGFSTSQTCEIGLSLHGGISYKSILYLVDRCTEPIVQTREL, from the coding sequence ATGCTTTCAAAAACATACCGTAATTTTTACGAAAAAATAATTAAAACCATTCCAGAAAATAGAATATTTTCAGATCCGCTGAGGACCCTGGCCTATGGAACCGACGCAAGTTTTTACCGGTTAATACCCAAAGTTGTAATCAATGTTGAACACGAGAAGGAAGTGGTGTGGATCCTGAAGGCAGCGGCCAAGGACCGTCTGCCCGTAACCTTCCGGGCTGCCGGAACCAGTCTGTCCGGCCAGGCGGTGACTGATTCGATCTTGGTTCGCCTCGGTGAAGGCTGGAAAAGGTATCGTATCTTTGACAAGGCGTCTAAAATCAGCCTTGAACCCGGGGTGATCGGCAGCTGGGCAAACATCTATCTTTCCGAGTTCGGCAAGAAAATCGGCCCGGATCCGGCCTCCATTGACTCGGCCATGGTGGGCGGAATTGTGGCAAACAACGCCAGCGGCATGTGTTGCGGTGTTTCTGAGAACAGCTACAAAACCATCGCAGACATCCGAATCGTTTTTTACGACGGCACAGTGCTGGATACCGCTGATGACAAGAGCAGGTCCGACTTTAAGCGTCAACACCCCCAGATTATCCAGGGAATAAATGCCCTGAAGAATCAGGTGGCCGGAAACCAGGCCCTGGCAGACCGCATCCGGCACAAGTTCAAGATAAAAAACACCACGGGTTACAGCCTCAACGCCCTTGTGGACTTTGAAGATCCGTTTGAAATCATCAAGCACCTCATGGTGGGCTCCGAAGGCACCCTGGGCTTTATCTCCGAGGTGGTCTACAACACCGTGGTGGAGCATCCCCACAAGGCCTCTGCCCTGATGCTGTTTCCCGATATTGAAAAAGCCTGCCAGGCCACCATCCTCCTGAAAAACCAGCCTGTGGCAGCCGTGGAACTCATGGACAGGGCCTCCCTGAGATCGGTGGAAAACAAGCCGGGTATGCCCGGGGAGATCAAGGGACTCGGAGAGGGGGTCACTGCCCTGCTCGTGGAAACCCGGGCGGAAAGCATGGCGGAACTGGACGGCAAGATCCGCCGGATCAACGAAGCGGTCAGCACCATTGATCAGACCACCCCCCACACCTTCACCCCTGTCCCCGAAGCATTCACAAAGCTGTGGAAGATCAGAAAAGGACTGTTTCCTGCGGTGGGCGCGGTGCGTGATCCAGGTACCACTGTGATCATTGAGGATGTGGCCTTTCCCATGGAAGACCTTGCCAGGGCGACACTGGACCTGCAGGATCTGTTTAAAAAATACAAATACACCGAAGCAATCATCTTCGGCCATGCCCTGGAGGGTAACCTGCACTTCGTATTTACCCAGGCCTTTGATGAACACGAAGAGGTGGACCGCTACCGAGGCTTCATGGACGAGGTGGCGGATCTTGTGGTCAACAAGTATGACGGTTCCCTGAAGGCCGAACACGGTACCGGCAGAAACATGGCCCCCTTTGTGGAGATGGAGTGGGGCCGGGACGCCTATCTGCTCATGAAACAGATCAAAAACATCTTTGACCCCCACGGGATTCTCAACCCGGGGGTGATCCTCAACGACGATGCCCAGGCCCATATCAAAAACCTGAAACCCATGCCCGAAGCCGACGAAATCATCGACACCTGTATTGAATGCGGGTTCTGTGAACCCGTCTGCCCATCCCGGCACATCACCTTTTCGCCCAGACACAGGATTGTGGGCTGGCGGGAGACAAAGCGCCTGGAAAAAGAAAAACCCGGCAGCAGCGAACTGAACAGACACCTGAAGGGCTATGCCTATGACGCCATGGCCACCTGTGCCACTGACGGCCTGTGTAAAACTCGATGCCCGGTGGACATCAACACCGGCACCTTTATCAAAAAACTCCGGGCCAGGGAGGCAAAGACCTGGCAGAAAAAGAGTGCACAAATCGTTGCAGATCAGTTCAAAAATACCACCACCGCCATCCGTCTGGGGCTGACCACAGCGGATCTCACCCACAGGCTTGTGGGAGAGTCCCTCCTGACCCAGGCCACCTCGGGCTTGAGAACCCTCACAGGTGACCTGCTTCCCCTCTGGAACCCTTCAATCCCCGGACCGGCCGGAAAAGTCAGAAGACCCGGCAGCAACCCGAGAAACCCCCTCAAAGTGGTTTACTTCCCTTCGTGCATCAGCAGAACTTTTGGCTCACCCAGGGATGACGGGGACAGACAATCCCTTCCCGATGTGACATTGAATCTGCTTGAAAAAGGGGGGTACGATGTCATTTACCCCGATGGAATGGAAGGGCTCTGCTGCGGCATGCCCTTTGCCAGTAAAGGATATGTGGACCCGGCCGAAAAAAAATCCAGGGAACTCGAAGCGGCCTTGATCAAGGCCAGCCAGAACGGCAAATACCCTGTACTGGTGGACACCAGCCCCTGCCTCCACCATATGAAGGAAACGTTTTCCCAGGGACTTGATCTCTATGAACCCATAGCGTTCACCCTGAAATTTTTGAAAAACCGGCTCCGGTTCATGGGCAAGGAGGAACAGATCGCCATCCACTCCACCTGCACCACCATCAAGATGAATCTGGAAGAAAAGATGCTGGAACTTGCTTCCCTCTGCAGTAACAACGTGGTGGTGCCGGAAAATATTAAATGTTGCGGGTTTGCCGGGGATCGGGGATTCACGGTTCCAGAGCTGAATGCGTCCGCCCTCAAGACCCTCAGGGGCAAAGTGGCAGGGTGCAGTGAGGGATTCTCCACCAGCCAGACCTGCGAAATTGGTCTCTCACTCCATGGGGGGATTTCCTACAAATCCATTCTCTACCTGGTGGATCGATGCACAGAACCCATTGTCCAGACCCGGGAACTATAG
- a CDS encoding LysE family translocator, producing the protein MIPIDTLAAFLTASILLALAPGPDNIFVLTQSAINGRSAGIFVILGLCTGLIVHSSAVALGVAVIFQRSATAFFILKMIGAGYLAYLAWQAFRASADQIPNESEKDLIPWKLYRRGVIMNITNPKVSIFFLAFLPQFADPLRGPVSMQILFLGGLFIIATLFVFSSIAFLAGSLGQWLNKSDRIQTTLNKIAGTVFLGLALKLATTKQ; encoded by the coding sequence ATGATACCCATTGACACTTTAGCTGCATTTTTAACGGCGTCTATTCTGTTAGCTCTTGCACCAGGGCCTGATAATATATTTGTACTGACACAGTCTGCAATTAATGGGAGATCCGCTGGCATATTTGTCATCCTAGGTTTGTGTACGGGTCTAATTGTGCATAGCAGTGCTGTCGCATTGGGAGTTGCCGTTATTTTTCAAAGATCTGCAACTGCATTTTTTATCCTCAAAATGATTGGTGCTGGTTATCTTGCGTATTTGGCTTGGCAAGCCTTTCGTGCTTCCGCTGATCAGATTCCAAATGAATCAGAAAAGGATCTTATTCCATGGAAACTTTATCGACGTGGAGTTATAATGAATATCACAAATCCTAAAGTCTCCATTTTTTTCTTAGCATTTTTACCTCAATTTGCTGATCCACTAAGGGGTCCGGTATCAATGCAAATATTGTTTCTGGGTGGGCTGTTTATCATCGCGACATTATTCGTTTTCAGTAGCATCGCTTTTTTGGCTGGGAGTCTTGGTCAATGGCTAAACAAGTCGGATCGCATACAGACAACTCTCAACAAGATTGCAGGTACTGTTTTCCTAGGATTGGCTCTTAAACTGGCAACAACAAAACAATAG
- a CDS encoding BCCT family transporter, with product MPLPTQRKESAMIPHDETAILTMKKTSSAPALGEFDRILFFVTLAITLAAVTFGALAPKRFDVLLTGIQTFITTRFSWFFVLSITLILITTLVIAFGRYGQLKLGREEDTPEFSRFAWISMLFSCGVGAGYAFWAVGEPILHYLNTPYLAESGTPQARVVAIQIVIMHWGIHAWAIFALVGLAIAFPAYRLGKPMNVSISLYGIFGDRIINSALGRFVEALAAFATIAGVSTGLGLGIISINAGIRHIFGAGLGLNGQLVFMVFLMVCYVLSAVSGIDKGVKHLSTVNVIIAFCWGGFILFSGPTTDLLNLMVQSAGSYISNFVSTSLWTDVNKTKGEWLHWWTVFYWIWWISWGPFCGGFLARISRGRTIREFVLGVVLVPTLVGIVWFSIVGGAAQHAQITGTANLAMALDQDMGSGIYVLLSTYPWGSGVCFIVLVNLIIFLITSADSASFFVAMQMSNGETEPTNAMKFIWGTVIGSLALVLLVSGGLKALQKASIIAGAPFGIVILFMAVSLFRMLKKEADK from the coding sequence GTGCCCCTTCCAACCCAGAGAAAAGAATCCGCCATGATACCCCACGATGAAACGGCAATACTGACCATGAAAAAGACTTCCTCTGCCCCGGCCCTGGGAGAATTTGACCGAATTCTTTTCTTTGTGACCCTTGCCATCACCCTTGCTGCCGTGACCTTTGGGGCTTTGGCTCCCAAGAGGTTTGACGTCCTCCTCACCGGCATCCAGACTTTTATCACCACCCGCTTCTCCTGGTTTTTCGTCCTCTCCATCACCCTGATCCTTATCACTACCCTGGTGATCGCCTTTGGCCGATACGGACAGCTGAAACTGGGCAGGGAGGAGGATACCCCGGAATTTTCCAGGTTTGCCTGGATCTCCATGCTTTTCAGTTGCGGCGTTGGTGCGGGATATGCCTTCTGGGCCGTGGGTGAGCCGATTCTCCACTACCTCAACACCCCCTACCTTGCCGAGTCAGGTACTCCCCAGGCCAGGGTTGTTGCCATCCAGATTGTAATCATGCACTGGGGCATCCATGCCTGGGCCATCTTTGCCCTGGTGGGGCTGGCCATTGCATTTCCCGCCTATCGCCTGGGCAAACCCATGAACGTCTCCATCTCCCTTTACGGCATTTTTGGCGATAGGATCATCAACAGTGCCCTGGGGCGGTTTGTGGAGGCCCTGGCTGCCTTTGCCACAATTGCGGGGGTGTCAACGGGCCTAGGTCTCGGCATCATCAGTATTAATGCCGGAATCAGGCATATCTTCGGTGCAGGCCTTGGGCTCAACGGACAGCTTGTCTTCATGGTGTTTCTAATGGTCTGCTATGTTCTTTCGGCCGTTTCGGGCATTGACAAAGGGGTCAAGCACCTCTCCACCGTTAATGTGATCATCGCCTTTTGTTGGGGCGGGTTTATCCTCTTTTCCGGCCCGACCACCGATCTTTTGAATCTCATGGTCCAGAGTGCAGGCAGTTACATCAGCAATTTTGTCAGCACAAGTCTGTGGACCGATGTCAATAAGACAAAAGGGGAGTGGCTCCATTGGTGGACGGTCTTCTACTGGATCTGGTGGATTTCCTGGGGGCCCTTTTGTGGCGGTTTCCTGGCCCGGATCTCCAGGGGCAGAACCATCAGGGAGTTTGTCCTGGGTGTGGTCCTGGTACCAACCCTGGTGGGGATTGTCTGGTTCAGCATCGTGGGTGGCGCGGCCCAACACGCTCAGATAACAGGGACCGCAAACCTTGCCATGGCCCTTGACCAGGACATGGGGTCGGGCATCTATGTGCTGCTGTCAACCTATCCCTGGGGCAGCGGTGTCTGCTTCATCGTATTGGTCAATCTCATCATCTTCCTGATCACCTCTGCAGATTCGGCCTCGTTTTTCGTGGCCATGCAGATGTCCAACGGAGAAACCGAACCTACAAACGCCATGAAGTTTATCTGGGGAACAGTTATCGGTTCCCTAGCCCTGGTGCTCCTGGTCAGCGGCGGCCTGAAAGCCCTTCAAAAGGCCTCGATCATCGCAGGTGCGCCCTTTGGTATTGTCATTCTTTTCATGGCAGTGTCACTGTTTAGGATGCTTAAAAAGGAAGCTGATAAATAA
- a CDS encoding dihydropteroate synthase has protein sequence MFEVIGERINTTLKKVKAAVIDRDAEYIKADIKKLEACGASYIDINAGARIGHEKEDMAWLLEIIQEVTELPLCLDSPYPEVLEMAYAMVNTRAATTTA, from the coding sequence ATGTTTGAAGTGATCGGAGAAAGGATCAACACCACCCTTAAAAAAGTAAAGGCAGCGGTCATTGACCGGGATGCTGAGTATATCAAAGCCGATATAAAAAAACTGGAGGCCTGCGGGGCTAGCTACATTGACATCAATGCCGGGGCCAGAATTGGCCACGAAAAAGAAGACATGGCGTGGCTTTTGGAGATTATCCAGGAGGTGACTGAACTTCCCCTTTGCCTGGACAGCCCGTATCCCGAAGTGCTGGAAATGGCCTATGCCATGGTCAACACAAGGGCTGCGACAACTACGGCATGA
- a CDS encoding BCCT family transporter, which produces MNKPKIDPYIFWPSVSLILAVLILLMVNPEAGRTTISSVLDSITHNFDSLIEWFTLGGFLWLIWLAFSKYGSIKLGGPDDKPEFSTFSWISVMLTAGSGFALMYWAAVEPIYYLSSPPFGIAPDSPEAAKWAISYGIFHWGFSAWGLFAMAAVGIGYTYHVRKIPFLKASVACEGVLGKYASGKVGKVIDCIILLGTVGGMGTSLGVCVPLMSACFTKEFGIAQSTGLDASVIIIWVAIFGTTAYLGLHKGIKILSDWNVYGIIVLLLFMFLVGNTSFLMSYYSQSIGVMIQNFLEMSTYTEPILKTGWPQDWTVFYWAWWVVWAVYMGLFIARVSKGRTIREMIIGSMVCPTIGTSMFYLVFGGTIVDLHLSGGNLITTLQSQGAPFVIISMLESLPLFSIVLPLFMIIGFVYQATSFQGAAYTLASMASDRLLPDEEPAPWHRLFWAIMLGVLGFVMIIIGGLKIVQIASVILAVPVYIIIAMMVFSVMKWMREDFGSKCRSRKMVYDATTKQVSEEQ; this is translated from the coding sequence TTGAATAAACCCAAGATAGACCCCTATATCTTCTGGCCTTCGGTGTCTCTGATCCTGGCAGTACTGATACTGCTCATGGTCAACCCGGAAGCCGGCAGGACCACGATCTCCTCGGTGCTCGACTCCATCACCCATAACTTTGATTCCCTGATCGAATGGTTCACCCTGGGCGGTTTCCTCTGGCTGATCTGGCTTGCCTTCAGTAAATACGGGTCCATCAAGCTCGGGGGGCCGGACGACAAGCCCGAGTTTTCAACCTTCAGCTGGATCAGCGTCATGCTCACGGCAGGATCCGGCTTTGCCCTCATGTACTGGGCAGCGGTGGAGCCCATCTACTACCTGTCGAGTCCCCCCTTTGGCATCGCACCGGACTCACCTGAGGCCGCCAAATGGGCCATCAGTTACGGTATTTTTCACTGGGGATTTTCTGCCTGGGGACTCTTTGCCATGGCTGCCGTGGGCATCGGCTACACCTACCACGTACGTAAAATTCCTTTTCTCAAGGCCAGCGTCGCCTGTGAAGGGGTCCTGGGCAAGTATGCCTCCGGCAAGGTGGGCAAGGTTATCGACTGCATCATCCTGCTGGGAACTGTTGGTGGTATGGGCACCTCCCTGGGGGTTTGCGTGCCCCTGATGTCGGCATGCTTCACCAAGGAGTTCGGCATTGCCCAGTCCACGGGCCTGGACGCGTCTGTGATTATTATCTGGGTCGCGATCTTCGGCACCACGGCTTACCTCGGTCTCCACAAAGGAATCAAGATCCTGTCCGACTGGAATGTCTACGGCATCATCGTCCTGCTGCTCTTCATGTTCCTTGTGGGAAATACCTCTTTTCTCATGTCCTACTACTCCCAGAGCATCGGGGTGATGATCCAGAATTTTCTTGAGATGAGCACCTATACAGAGCCCATCCTCAAGACCGGGTGGCCCCAGGACTGGACCGTGTTCTACTGGGCATGGTGGGTGGTATGGGCCGTCTACATGGGGTTGTTCATCGCAAGGGTTTCCAAGGGCCGCACTATCAGGGAAATGATCATCGGATCCATGGTCTGCCCCACCATTGGAACGTCCATGTTCTACCTGGTTTTCGGCGGAACCATCGTGGATCTTCACCTGAGCGGCGGTAACCTCATCACCACGTTGCAGAGCCAGGGAGCCCCTTTTGTGATTATCAGCATGCTGGAATCCCTGCCCCTGTTTTCCATCGTCCTGCCCCTGTTCATGATCATCGGGTTTGTCTACCAGGCCACAAGCTTTCAAGGTGCGGCTTATACCCTGGCATCCATGGCCAGCGATCGACTGCTGCCAGACGAGGAACCAGCTCCCTGGCACAGGCTGTTCTGGGCCATCATGCTCGGCGTGCTCGGTTTTGTCATGATCATCATCGGAGGACTCAAGATCGTCCAGATCGCCTCGGTCATCCTGGCCGTGCCGGTATACATCATCATTGCCATGATGGTCTTCTCCGTAATGAAGTGGATGCGTGAAGATTTCGGCAGCAAATGCCGGAGCAGGAAAATGGTCTATGATGCCACAACCAAACAGGTTTCTGAAGAACAATAA
- a CDS encoding trimethylamine methyltransferase family protein, producing MGLASKIRVVETEVLKQVHEATVEIFETVGIEFQLQDAVDILEQGGARAEGHRVFIPRKMLEAAIETAPASFKLWGRDDKKSIIMGEGQTRVHVEPSNGPVFAQDIKGGKRKGTMEDLINFYKLAHTSDVCDVSGAIPVEPSDIDSKGRHLRIFYEMIKHTDKPIRNNVGTYKEVKQMFDMFEIAVGEQGYLKTHPSIYVSINPLSPLAYDSTPLQTIITFAKYGQPVTILSCALAGISAPVSPLGAAALQNAEMLAGLVLMQQINPGTPYIYSPSSAMPNLQNGQYVTGSPESNLINIINLQLALELYNLPTRSMAGLTDAKTIDAQAGYETMQNLFMCIAGGSHVINECLGVMDSIMTNSFEKFILDEEMISRMIRIMDGVGTSEKDLALDVIKSVGPQGSFLMHPSTLAACRGAWRPTVSSWASYDKWEKAGAPDVVETANKVYLKRIAAAPDTLLSDQAEEKLQAFMAAAV from the coding sequence ATGGGATTAGCAAGCAAAATAAGAGTCGTTGAAACAGAGGTCCTCAAACAGGTTCATGAAGCAACCGTTGAAATTTTTGAAACCGTGGGCATTGAATTTCAGCTGCAGGATGCCGTGGATATCCTGGAACAGGGCGGCGCCCGGGCAGAGGGACATCGGGTTTTCATACCAAGGAAGATGCTCGAGGCAGCCATAGAGACGGCCCCTGCTTCGTTTAAACTATGGGGAAGGGATGACAAAAAATCCATCATCATGGGGGAGGGCCAGACCCGTGTCCATGTTGAACCGAGTAACGGCCCCGTGTTTGCCCAGGATATCAAGGGGGGCAAACGAAAGGGCACCATGGAGGACCTGATTAACTTCTATAAGCTTGCCCATACAAGCGATGTGTGCGATGTCAGCGGTGCCATTCCGGTGGAGCCTTCAGATATTGATTCAAAAGGGCGTCACCTCAGGATCTTCTATGAGATGATCAAACACACAGACAAGCCCATCCGCAACAATGTGGGCACCTACAAAGAGGTCAAACAGATGTTCGACATGTTTGAGATCGCCGTGGGAGAACAAGGTTACCTCAAGACCCATCCCTCCATCTATGTGAGCATCAACCCCTTGAGCCCCCTGGCCTACGACAGCACGCCCCTCCAGACCATCATTACCTTTGCCAAATACGGTCAGCCCGTGACCATTCTTTCCTGCGCCCTGGCCGGCATATCCGCCCCTGTCAGCCCCCTTGGTGCGGCAGCCCTGCAGAATGCCGAGATGCTAGCAGGTCTTGTACTCATGCAGCAGATCAATCCGGGTACACCCTATATCTATTCTCCCTCATCGGCCATGCCCAACTTGCAGAACGGCCAGTACGTCACAGGATCTCCCGAGTCAAACCTGATCAACATCATCAATCTTCAGCTGGCCCTGGAACTGTACAATCTACCCACCCGGTCCATGGCAGGACTTACCGACGCAAAGACCATCGATGCCCAGGCCGGCTATGAGACCATGCAGAACCTGTTCATGTGCATTGCCGGGGGCTCCCATGTGATCAACGAGTGCCTCGGAGTAATGGATTCCATCATGACCAACTCGTTTGAAAAATTCATCCTGGACGAAGAGATGATCTCAAGGATGATACGGATCATGGACGGTGTGGGCACTTCTGAAAAAGACCTTGCCCTTGATGTGATCAAGAGTGTCGGTCCCCAGGGCTCATTTCTCATGCATCCGTCTACCTTGGCAGCCTGCAGGGGCGCATGGCGGCCCACTGTCTCTTCCTGGGCCAGCTATGACAAGTGGGAAAAAGCCGGGGCCCCGGATGTGGTCGAAACGGCCAACAAAGTGTATCTCAAACGAATCGCGGCAGCCCCTGATACTCTTTTAAGCGACCAGGCCGAGGAGAAACTCCAGGCATTCATGGCTGCGGCCGTCTAA